From the genome of Candidatus Binatia bacterium:
CGAGGAGTTCGGCTCCCCCGGCAACCTCGTCAAAGGCGCCAACATCGCCGGCTTCATCAAAGTCGCCCGGGCGATGATCGCCCAGGGCCTCGTCTAACCTCTTCCAGCGCAAAGGGCTGCGGCCGTGGGGTCGCGGCCCTCTGCGTTTTTACACTCCAGGTTTCCCGACCCCCGTTTGCGAGACACCTCATATCCCTTGCGTTCGTGGCAGGTGTTTACCATAAACATCTGTCGTGACCGGATCTCAGCGCTCGGTGGCCCGCGTGCTGGCGTTCTGGAGATGAGCAGCGCCCTCGGGGAGGACAGGTAATGGATCTGCATTTCAGTGAGGCGGATGAGGCCTTCCGCCAGGAGATCGCGCAGTGGTTGGCCGACAATCTCACCGGCGAATTCGCCAAGCTGCGTGGCCGTGGCGGCCCGGGCGATGAGCCCGCGCTCTTGGAGGAACGCCGTGCCTGGGAACGTAAGCTCGGCGATGCGGGTTGGAACTGCGTCGGCTGGCCCACGCAGTACGGTGGCCGCGGCCTGTCCCTGATGCAGCAGGTCATCTTCTTCGAGGAATATGCCCGCGCCGGCGGCCCGGGTCGGCTGGGCCATATCGGCGAAGGTCTTGCCGGACCGACGATCCTCGCCTTCGGAACCGAGGAGCAGAAGAAGCGCTTCCTGCCGGGCATCGTGAAGGGTGAGGAGATCTGGTGTCAGGGCTACTCCGAGCCCAACGCCGGCTCTGACCTCGCCAACGTGCAGACGAAGGCAGAACTCGTCGACGACCACTGGGTCATCAGCGGTCAGAAAATCTGGACCTCGGGTGCGGCTTGGTCCGACTGGTGTTTCGTCCTCTGCCGGACCGACCCGAATGCGAACCCGAAACACAAAGGCATATCGTATCTCCTCGTGCCGATGCGGCAATCAGGCATCGAGATTCGACCCATTCAACAGATGACCGGTGACTCCGAGTTCAGCGAGGTCTTTTTCGACGGGGCACGTACCGCCGTGAACAACGTCGTGGGAGAGGTCAACGGCGGCTGGAAGGTGGCGATGGGCACGCTGGCGTTTGAGCGTGGGGCGTCGACCCTGGGCCAGCAGCTCAACTTCCAGAACGAATTGGAACAGGTGTTCGACATCGCGCAAGCCAATGGCGCGGCCGAGGATCCCGTCATGCGCCAACGTCTGGCCGATGCCTGGATCGGTCTGCGGATCATGCGCTTCAACGCGCTGCGCGCCTTCAGCCACAGCGACGGCGCCGAACTCAGCCGCGAGGCGATGATCACCAAGCTCTACTGGGCCACCTGGCATCGCAACATGGGCAAGCTGGCCATGGACGTGCTCGGCGCGCAGTCCGAGGTCGCCGAGGCCGCGCCGTACGCGCTCACCCGGCTCCAGCGCTTGTTCTTGTTCACCCGGTCCGACACCATCTACGCCGGCACCAACCAAATCCAACGCAACATCATCTCAGAGCGCGCACT
Proteins encoded in this window:
- a CDS encoding acyl-CoA dehydrogenase family protein, with product MDLHFSEADEAFRQEIAQWLADNLTGEFAKLRGRGGPGDEPALLEERRAWERKLGDAGWNCVGWPTQYGGRGLSLMQQVIFFEEYARAGGPGRLGHIGEGLAGPTILAFGTEEQKKRFLPGIVKGEEIWCQGYSEPNAGSDLANVQTKAELVDDHWVISGQKIWTSGAAWSDWCFVLCRTDPNANPKHKGISYLLVPMRQSGIEIRPIQQMTGDSEFSEVFFDGARTAVNNVVGEVNGGWKVAMGTLAFERGASTLGQQLNFQNELEQVFDIAQANGAAEDPVMRQRLADAWIGLRIMRFNALRAFSHSDGAELSREAMITKLYWATWHRNMGKLAMDVLGAQSEVAEAAPYALTRLQRLFLFTRSDTIYAGTNQIQRNIISERALGLPR